The Megalobrama amblycephala isolate DHTTF-2021 linkage group LG8, ASM1881202v1, whole genome shotgun sequence region ATCTCTCAATGAGGAATAAAAAGTAGATAGTAATACCATACAGAATTTTCTATAAATTTCTAGAATTTTGCATACTATGTAATAGTAACATTGTGTTTttcggtgaactatccctttaacacagaTGCCATCAAATATTCCTTTAGCATGTACAGTatgcaataatatatatatatatatatatatatatatatatatataattttttttttttttctccattataTATTTATCACTTTTCCAGGTGTGGTAATGATGCAGTGGTCATCTGAGTGGGCGGAGCAACACTATGATGTCTCCTCCACCACATCATCTCCAGTTCACCCTAAGCCCCTCCCATTCCCTCAGCCCAGTCGTCCTGCGTTCTCAGGCTACACAGATGACATCAGTGCCCTCAGTGCCTCTAGCTTGCTAAAGCGCTATGCAGAGAGGTATTCCTTCAACTCAGCCTTACCAGAACATGGGAGTTTCCTGAGAAGTGAGCAGCACCAGGAGCCGTGGCCTGGGGGGTACAGCACAGACGGGCCTCCCGGTTTAGACCCACTGAAGGGGAGCGGAAGTGATCTTTCAGAGCAGCAGTACAGCAGCGGTCCCACGTCTCAGGATTACCCTTCATCCTACAGCAGCCAACATCTGCTACCCAAACCATCCTATCTTCCGTCTCCAGCGTTTGCCTTGCCGTCTGCTTACCTGCCCCCCGCACCAGGCTACGCTTATCCCCAGCAATGCGGTCTGACGGCTAGTTACCCTCACAGCACCCCTGCTCTGCTGCCCTCGGGCATACACACCCCCACGCCTCTTCACAGCAGCCACGGTGCTGCTGAACTCCCACGCAACAGGAAGTTTGGCTTCGACCAGTCCAAAACTGCCAGAGTGTCACCTTACACAATCAGGGACAAAAGCGAAAGGCAGAACAGTGACAGTGGTACAAATGTCAATGAAAGCTGTGGGACGGACATCCAGAGCTACAGGCCTGATAGACTTTCCACTCAGTCCGACCTCGAGGCCGATTCTGTGGGCAAGACCAGTCACCTACGACCTCCGGAGACAAGGTCTTATGGAGGTCCGGGACAGTACACATATCCCTGAGTCTGCTTGATGCAGTCAGTCGATACCTTTTTTATACATGATTATAGCAATACTTGAACGTATCAAACATCAGGGCGAATATTATACGGTATGAGAcctggggccagttgcataaaccacTTAGACTAGTGGTAAAAGTTAAGACactaatgtttttcttgaagagtggtcctaattttttaaagtctgtaacataaaaaggtagattggtgtaatttgcattggaaaaataacatcgattaccccttggttaactgcaagttggtcaaactagttcttaagacacagtcttaatatagtgactaagtttatgcaactggccccagaTTACAGACTGAGAAGATAGATGTCTCTCTTATGCACATTATCATTATTCCTGACTGCAGCTTCAATGTGACCTATAGCACAAACACTCTTTTATATCCCTGAAATCACTCATTCTTTTTTTATACTCTTCCTTTCCTcttttactctctctctctctataatTATGTTGTGCAGTGAAGCACATTATGGTGGCAAGCACTAATCCACCGCTTCAATCAATGAAATCCAAGCCAAAGAAAGACTGAAAGAGAGGAAtggaaaagagaaagagaaatatGGTAAATCAAAACACACACCTGAAAGTTTCATATGTCATATGTGTAATATAAGGTTTTCATACATTTTGTTAGTGAGCATGTGAACAATAATTGTCATGGATGTTCTTCAACACTGAAGTCAGTGGGATAAAACACTCTTCTTATTTTAGGAATATTATCCTCTATAAACTTTGAATGTAAATCTAATTTCCCTCAGGAATTGTGAATGAAGCCATACTTAATGTTTAAATTTTGAGTTTGAcagatgtttttgtcttttattgtcTAGTTAGTGTAGTTTCTTTGTCATGTCCAtcattaaagaaaatatttgtaaCCTTACAAACAGTATTTCAATGATTACAGAACACATAATATATCTAGCTTTCGCAGGGCTGCTGCAAAAAAGGCTAAAAGGGTCTTTTCCACTATTCACCTATTGTGACGTTTACTATGGAAACCCACAGAGCTGTCCCAGCCCCCTGAGTTGATCACTGGATGTGTTTTCCTCTGACCCTCTGACCTTTCTCTGTTTTAAATGAGGCGTGTGAAAGAATAGAGAGCTTTTGTTATGGAGAGGCAAACGGGACATCAACTGAAAATGTACaaaccaaaatgaaaatgacagtgtagttaatatttaaattagattttttttttttaacactcaCAAATGCAGTATATGGAACAAAGTCatgttattacaattttcaTCTACCTCACTGTTACATTGCTGTATGTTCAGAGTATGCAATTGTGTATTACATGTCTAAATGTCTacctcaagaaaaaaaaaatacacaaaataaaaactattgtaCCGATACAGCATTtgctttctttatttttttgtgcattttgcataaaaactgagaaatatccTATATAGGACTGTAAAGTTgtgaaggaaaaaaaactttcaaaagtCTGAGGTTCGTAaaatttttaaaggtcccgtttttcgtgtttttttgcagctttgattgtgtttatagtgtgcaatataacatgtgttcatgtttcgcgtgtaaaaaaacacagtatttttcacataatttacttatctgtataccgctgtttccactgtcataaaaatgggctgatgacttccttgttctatgaagtccctccttcagaaatacgtaacgagttctgattgtgtcagcggttcctgtgttgtgattcgacagcagcttagcgcatcttgcccggaaaggtcacgcctcttaccataacgtggagatgcacgcgctcagtgttattgtaaacatgtctttaattttaccctatcaatttgagccggaatcagacccggtgattggactgcgggatgaaaataacagcgtttcgacgacatggcgacaaacacatagcctggtaataccagactctgctacttcactttgcttcgtagacagagtctggaatggcataatagagaagtgttttctctctcgctaggggacgcttgtctgaagtttaaaatcattggttacccgtaagccaatcagatacgtttagttatgacgtatgttatctgcctgtacagccgcatcgaagcacagacatcatgcatcgaactcaaatctatgattgaacttccactgtaaacctgttgtaaacacatgatgatgtgagcgaaataccggagtgaaaatggctgtaaacgacttttgcagattatgcaaagttaatgcatcccgaagtttgcatcccgtgtctcgtttcccatttccgcggtcgtttcggttttcgatttctctaacctacaatgtaaaactcggcgcttagcatctacgtcacggctctcagcccgccctctgttcgttgattggcccggctgtttccagaccggtggcaaacacaaagctctgacgctgtatcagactgagtacagaagcgaaatgaaattgagcggaagtagaaagtctgacgtagtcaggctaacaaacacactctagaaacgcaactcttgtgtattcctgtgggcggaggttagtcaaaaaactgttttagtgatgtcattaaagaaggaagtagagggatgtagtccaaactggccgttcgatgtaggcgacttctgttaaataaaatatctcgcttggcattgaactttgagctttaaaattttacagattttttttttttatttatactctaacaacaacattacacactaactaaagtttgaaacatgggatcacgaagaatgggacctttaaatgttattaaaagaTGTCTAACAAGGTGATTTAAaagaattttaatatatttgaaaatatactttattactATAATAGCCAAgctgattttcagcatcagtatatatcatatattccaggattctttgatgaatagaaagttcaaaagaacataatttatttgaaatgaccATTTAAAAGTCATTACTGCACTTTTGAGGAATTTAATGGCttatttgctgaataaaagtattaatttttttttcaacataaaTGTATCtgatattgatataaaaaacagtaatatatgcAGTCCttctcaaatatacagtgatTTAATTATCCCACAATCTGCAAGTATTAAAGGCATTTACAAGCGTTACAGCAAACAGTATTTATGCTTGAGTATGCTTAAGCACTGTAGTTCCGTAAGAGCCAGATGCACAGCTGGTGCCGTTAGGTCACCTTGTACCGTGTGCAGGTTGACATTCACATGTCATGGTCTTCAACTCccaacagaaaatcacaacctTATGGCTGTGCAGATGTGTCTCTATGTAGCCTTCAATTGCATGATCTTTCAAGGAAAAGGTCAAGGTGATGttgtgttctttttttcttttttaatcaatattttttttattgtcctTTTATGAAAACAGTGTACAGAGGTAATTCAGTGATAAAGTAAAAAATCTTTTCTAAATCACTCTCCCTGCCAACTTGAttctataaatgttttttattaaattgtattgTAGTACAATTTTAGGCtcatttaaattattgacaTTTTCATACAGTGTATTATTTGCCCTCTAGTGGCCAACCATTTAAATACTCTCACAAACAATTCTGAAAATCATAGAATATTCCTTCtattatcatttttttcccccacacaTTCTTCTCATTTTGGATTTCCTCAACACTCTCAAACTAAACACTAAACACAGATGCTGACTTTTGACTCTCCACTTCTCCTTATGGCGACCCCCCACCCAAAACAGCTCCCTGCAGTCACTGTGCAGCAGAGTGTGACAGATGCTCTATTCTCTCCGTCCAACCCCCACCTCCCAGCACACACAGCCCTCAGTGCTTTGTTTTTCAGAAGTTTCAATACTGTTCTCGCTTCACTGTGAGCCATTTAATCTTAGACTGATGAATTGGGTCTTTCATCTTACAGATCAACATCTTTGTGCAGTTTTGAGAATGGTTCTTGGTCTACACATTGATGtgatccatatatatatatatatatatatatatttcaaattctGATTTAGATCCATCCTTATTGATAACCAACAAATCATTAAAAACATATCTGTGATTAAATCTTTTCCAGCACTGCACTCTCTTTTATACAACATAATGAAAAATATCTAGCATGTATGCATCTACCAGACAATCACTGATAAATGGGACATATGTTAAGGTGAAGATCTAGAGTGACACATTATTTAGTAACTGCAGAAGTTTTGTACATGTTATTGTATTATTTGTCTCCTGAGGATGATATTCCCCCTGCAGCTGCTCTCCTAACACATTTAAAGAGAGAAGTTCACACAGAAACTAAAATTCTGTAACcatttactcaccgtcatgtgACCACTTTTCTTTCttccgtggaacacaaaaggagataaaCATTTCAAGAGTTCCCATCATCAAATGTTTCCCAACATTTTGGCCTTGTCAGGTTCAAACATCCTTTGATTAAAAGAAATGCTGATCTGCTGATTTTCAGTCacatatttaaagtttaaatatttACCAGTTAAACACATTTTCCAGTAATTGGGTGTGGCGCTTAGTAAAGTGCACCAGAAACTTGATACAGTGAGTAAAATCTAGACTAGTCCATGTAGTGGTTTGGTATACAGTATATTCGTAATTCAGTCTAACTGAAGACATTTCACCTCAAAGTACCACAAAATTGCACTGCCTGTTCTGTTAGTTAAGCTCTGTCTCACTTTTTTTAACAACCAGTCAGATGTAAGGACATTTGGACTTGTTTTTAGTGATTCTTTGTTTGGCTCAGGGGTGTAGTGGAGGAATGCTCTTCAACAGCCAACACAGAGTTCAATTCATCAAGATAAGAACACAGCAATGGAACATACACAACCCCTTCAATGACAGGAAACAGAAACCTCAGGAAGTGTTTGTCAGCAGTCCTATACAAAGTCAATGTTGCGTGGATCCAGCAACACCATACAACAGTGATTCCCGAACAGAGGATGTATGTGTACTCCAGGGGGTACTTTAATTATTTAGTCACCGTCGCGTCGTTCCAAAACAGCAAGTccttcgttcattttcggaatacaaatcaagatatttttgattaaaaatctGTGAGCTTTCTGGTCTCTGATAGACTGCAAcattattaccactttcaaggcccagaaagggaGTAAAGACATCCCTAAAATAGCTTCCGGGTTCTGCATCAGAACACCGGCTCAGTATTAGCCGACACTGTAAACGTGAGCACCATAGGGTTGTGACGGTGAGGTTTTCCCATCGGTAAATTGACGTGACAACAACAGTAATACCGGCATCACCGGTTCCCTCTTTTGCACCTTGCTTTTAAATcactaatttgaaagtgaaagtaaaatgcgCACGACGGGCAGACATAACAGTGCGGAGCAGAGCGAGCGTTTTCAATTCAATTAATCATAGTAATAATGGCCTGAAAATGCTCCGCGCCAGTAGACACGCACTGTTATGAATGTCCGTGCATCGTGCGCATATACTTTCGCTTTCAAATTAGTGGGTTGGTgggttcattattattcttaatgaaaaaaTCTTCTGCCATCATCTTGTCAGTCAGCTCCTCACTTGTAATAAAtgaaatctgactcctgctgctgatctgtGCTGCGACTCTCGCTTGGTTTACGCTGCATTGAGCAGATGCGTTCAGTTTTTAATTGTAGTGTCTGTTTTCTAACTGAACgaaatgatttttattactattaaaggtgccatcgaacatttttttacaagatgtaatataagtctaaggtgtcccctgaatgtgtctgtgaagtttcagctcaaaataccccatagatttttttttattcatttttttaacggcctattttggggcataattagaaatgcgccgattcatgttgcggcccctttaaatgctcacgctccccgcccacggagctcgcgcttgacttaaacagtgcataaacaaagtttacacagctaatataaccctcaaaatggatctttacaaagtgttcgtcatgcatgctgcatgcatgcgtcggattatgtgagtattgcatttatttggatgtttacatttgattctgaatgaatttgaggctatgctccgtggctaacggctaatgctacactgttggagagatttataaagaatgaagttgtgtttatgagttatacagactgcaagtgtttaaaaatgaaaatggcaacggctcttgtctcagtgaatacagtaagaaacgatggtaactttaaccacatttaacagtacattagcaacatgctaacggagcatttagaaagacaatttacaaatatcactaaaaataacatgatatcatggatcatgtcagttattattgctccatctgccatttttcattattgtccttgcttgcttacctagtctgatgattcagctgtgcacagatccagatgttaatactggcttgtgtaatgtcttgaatggctggcatatgcaaatattgggggcgtacatattaatgatcccgactgttacgtaacagtcggtgttatgttgagattcgcctgttcttcagaggtcttttaaacaaatgagatttatataagaaggaggaaacaacggtgtttgagactcactgtatgtcatttccatgtactgaactcttgttattcaactatgccaagataaattcaatttttaattctagggcacctttaatgttatagtCCAAAATGTCTGTTCGGGAACAGAGAGGAATACAAAAGCCCAACTCAATGTGAGGACCTGGTAATTAAACAGTCTGTGTTCAAACTGCTAATGTTATtgatatgcaaataagaatgtTAACTTGAAGTTTTTGAATGTCTAatgtggaaagaaagaaaacaagcaCACGAGCATAACTGGAAGGCTGCTTTATTGTTTGGAAAAGGTTTCGTGCTCAAATGAAGACAATCTTTCACTGATTCTCACTAAGTCAAGTGGTTGTGCAACACACCCTCTCCTCTCCAACATCAGTGGCAAGAGATAAGAACAACTTTATGAACCAAAAACCATTTGAATTATTTTCAGCAAATGAAGGAAATAGCATCTCAGTCATGCTACAAAATAATAGACAGAAATCAGTatttatagaaaaataaaaagaagtGGCTGAAAATTAACATAAGCTGAGCACAGAAGGCAAACTGTTTCTCTTTCAACAGACTCAACCTTTAAGAGATTCATCGAGTGACCGACGCACTCCATTTCCCGCCCCATGCTATTTGACAATCTCTGATGATGAAGTCAGGCTGATGCCAgttaagttttcttttttttattttcttttttttcctctttttgtaatttttttggggtattttgtaattttttttgttgtttatttttgtttattctttttttctttttaatagatGTCACAGACATTCTTTATTTCAGTTCTTTCTCCCAGTGCTCATTTGAAACAAGCTCCACTTGTTTAGGAGAATTTTATGCAACATCATCTACATTTTTGACAAACAAAATTGGCAGCAAAAGGCACCTTAAACAAACATAGAAAGACAAGAAAAGCATAATATAAAGCCTAACCAAACCTAAGACTGCAAATTGCATTGCTGTGTATCTAAGAGATGAAGAACAAGCTAAGCTTAAGTCAAACTGCATCACACACATTTAAAGTGACCAAATCGTCACACACACTTCGTCCCCTCCCCCCTCCCCACCCCACACGCACACAGGCGCGCACACATACTCGCTCTCTCTCAGACTCGGACTGAAAGATCATGGCATTTGCCGATTAAGCCAAGAGATGAAAACGGGGGTTTATGAGGGAAGAACATGTGGCGTCTAGTGCATATGTACGTAGTATGTGAGTTGGAGATGGTAGGATGTATTCACACAGGGTGTAAATGAATTGCTGGTAGTGCATTCCCCTCCCAAAAACGGGCGACATAAGCCATAGCGAGCAGCCAGTACATCGTCGTGCATCGAAAGCTAGACCCGCGCACGCACACAGACATCACTCGCTCAAACCCAAACGTCTCGAACACGCACACAAGCGCACACTGTGTGGGCCAGGTCAGAGTTTTGGTCGTTCACCGAACGTATTGCACGAAAGAAAGAAGAACGCGAGAAAATGACAGCCAGTAGTGCTTCCCCTCAACTCCAAGCAGAGGTCAACACAGAGGAGGACAGTGCTCTCATgtcatatatacatacatatgcatatgtgtgcatatatatacacatatgtacatatacatgtatacataaatacatatgtTGTATAGCTCTATATATGCCTTGATTTATGTATAGATTTATATATACTTTTTGCATCGAACATATATTGGATTCCCCTCTTTAATGTGAAAAGTGTGTCAAAAAATCTACACCTAACAAATATGTCACAGTCTACCTAGTGAGACCAGGGCAATGAGTGAAGCCATTCTATTAAGgttataattatttttcagtattAGATTAATAGCAGtagtttttttaaagtatttctGTATTTACAAAAAACTATGCATgctgttaaaataaaattatatattacattatttatagTCTCTTAAAAAGTTCATTCTTAACTTTTCAGCATTTTGTGCTGCTTACAACATAGCCTATActgtacaatatatttttttaaattgatttttcattcatttttgtttttaaatgaatgtatgaacatttatttgctcttgttgttgttgttgttgttgttgtttatacaGTTGAGCCTGCATGGCTGCATAAATGAGAATGGTTGAGCTTTGCTGAgcagaggttttttttgtttgttcgttTGTTTTAGTTCAGGTCAACACCCTCGCATGCAGCAACTGGACCATCGACACCAGATGAAAGGTAAGGGAAAACTGCTGACATCACTAAAAGAAACTGAAAATGTAGTTGCTCTGATGTGTGGAGTTGCCCGGCTCACAGTAAGCTGCTGTGGGACCAGTGCTGAATGGTTATTTGGCATTAGTGTGGTGGACTACTGATGAAAAACAAGGCTGACCAGGGGTCGAATAACTGCACATTTAAAACCAAGTCCCTCTGTAGAGCAGCGGTGAGAACTATCAGCATTCTCAGTCTGGATCTCATCTCATCGTCACTGCCACAGCAACACTTTTATTACGGCCTGAAATCTCTGAAGCTCGGCTCTGTGTCAGATAGCcctgctcttctctctacatGAGAGTTCAATGTGGTGGGAGAGCTCCTGCTTTAGCTCCACCCATAATACAAACATTCTCTGGACCTACTGAAGGCCCTTATTGATCACATCAGAGTTGCATGATACATCTGTGTTGTATCCTGAGAATAATGGGGAAAGTCAACAAGCATCAGTCTGTCTGAAAGCGTTAAGCAAGAGAAGATCGCTCCACTCCTGAGACATTCCAGAAACTTCCAGACACAAAATCGCACACATAATCAGACAAACATCTTTGGCTTCTCCTTAAACAGCTGTGACTGCCCAACCATCCCGCTGTTTTCTCTCTCAAGTCCTGGCTACAATCAAACCATTGCTGAAGATGTGATGGCTTTATACACGGATAAAAACGCCCGGCTGACCCTCGACGGGACCAGCCGGGACGAGACTAGACTTAGACACACTGCAAAACTCTTTAAAGAAACGGCATGTAGAAATCAAATGAAAAAGTATCATAATTCTATTTCTCTAAAGTAAAAAACTGCCACTTTCTCGAAACGGTTATAGCTCATCTCATCTAACCCCTGATGAGGATTAAAAATGCCAACCAACTTGCTACACCCCTAATAATGCCCAAAACTTTGACCCCCACCCTACCCTCTTGCCCCTCCCTGGACCCACCTACCATGTGACCCGCAGCGCGGGCAGTGCCGTAGGTGAGGTAAGCAATATTGCtgcatacaaataaaataagaagCATTAGGAATTACAGTGTtattttttgtatcattttcCTCTCGTctccatacacacacacattccaaCATTTAGTTTTCCCATTCATTATCTCCTGAGCAGCAAAAAAAATGGGATGTCCCTTGTATCCTTCCTCTCCAATAATGTGCCACAATGCTAGTATTTGTTTCAATGTACGTAAGCCACTGATTAGTCACAGGCATTTTGCACCATCTGAAGCCAATCCCAAATGTTTGAGAATCAATTTCATAAAGTTAAGTAGAGGAGAAGGCCCAATTCGGTTTTCTCAGtatcaaatcaaattaaatttgaTTTCTGGTCATAAATTTAGCCAGTGGACAGCCTAAAACATCGTCAAGCCACTGTGGTGGTCTGTATTAGTGTTTTGTGGACTATGATTACTCATGCAAAATTTCTGATCAAAACATGCCATCATGCAAGTCATTTCTATGCATTGAACAAgcacaataatttattattcatttggAGATGTGTATTGGGGGCCCCTGGTTATTGCCCCCGGTCCTATCGGTGTGAAAGCCCATGTAGAAAAAGCCTTTTGATGCAAGTATAACAAAGTTATCATGACACAGTTACTGAGGGTGACATGggcaaaatgttaaatgttaattcgttttttttcctcccatttCTCCTTTTTTGCCGCTCAAATAATGTAAAGaccatgtaaaatatattcGACGCTAACAAACGCAAAGAGACCGTTGGAATCAGCCAGACTCTTAGTTTTGTTTCACACTCATGTCTATCCTGCTCACTCTCACAGTAACGTTGAGTTCTTACACATATGCAATGAAACGGTGCAGACTCCTTCGCAATCCACCTCGGCAAGCCGATTCTTTCGTGAATGAGTGTTTGTTTTCTGCATGGAAAGTTCGCCGACGCAGTTCAGAAGCATGGGATTCGATCCTAGTTTTCCCTTGGATTATCACATTCCTGCTCGGTGAAGAGTTCCATACTGAAGCGCGATATAGCCCTCTAAAATACACTTGATCAAGTATCTGTCTTTTTGAGTTCGTATTTGATTCTGTTTAAATCAAGTCTTGATGCAACAGTGTCACACAGGAAGCTGATTATGTTTGGTTTAACTTGTAAGAGTTTTCAAGCTTTGAGGAACCCCAACATTTTTCTTCGCCTCGATACACCAGTGACGTTTGTAAACAATTTTTTGTCGTGTTACTTCGGCTTTGTTTTTTCCCCTTAAATGAAATTAATCTGTACATCTGTATAGTTTAATCAGGGTTTCCATTCGCTTGAAATGACAGTTTTTGTTATAATATCGTCATGATCATTATCACTGTCCATGAGTTTTATCGCAGAAGTTTTAACACTTGGATTCCCTGACGTCTTTTTGGTTTCGGCCTTTCTCCTTGCGGCCCTTGCCTTCGTTGTTTTCGTCCTGCTTCTCCTTCTCGGGCTTGGTTACACTGTCATAGGATGGCAGGGATGCAGTGGAAGGTGTGCCCTCTTTCTTCTCCTGATTGGCCCCTCCGTTCTCCAGCTTGTTGTTGGCCGATCTGCGTTTGCAGATGAAGCCTCTGCGCGCCAGGTGGGAACGGTATGCCCTCTGGATCACGACAGCCGACACCTCCTCCTGCTTACGCCGCAGCGTGGTGGTGATGGGCTCGTACGACACCTTGGAGGGATTCGCCGCCACGAAGCGTTCCTCCATTTGCTGTCGCATCATGTCCAGGTCGCCGCTGTCGCCCAGCACGCGCTTAGTAAAGGCAAA contains the following coding sequences:
- the si:dkey-195m11.8 gene encoding fidgetin-like protein 2, which encodes MMQWSSEWAEQHYDVSSTTSSPVHPKPLPFPQPSRPAFSGYTDDISALSASSLLKRYAERYSFNSALPEHGSFLRSEQHQEPWPGGYSTDGPPGLDPLKGSGSDLSEQQYSSGPTSQDYPSSYSSQHLLPKPSYLPSPAFALPSAYLPPAPGYAYPQQCGLTASYPHSTPALLPSGIHTPTPLHSSHGAAELPRNRKFGFDQSKTARVSPYTIRDKSERQNSDSGTNVNESCGTDIQSYRPDRLSTQSDLEADSVGKTSHLRPPETRSYGVKHIMVASTNPPLQSMKSKPKKD